Proteins found in one Fulvitalea axinellae genomic segment:
- a CDS encoding endonuclease, translating to MRVYTKLKTLFFLSAVMVAWSCSSDLTTDEQGSGTVLTKAFFNGTGAPEFDESDSWKGVIKNASDEKVAEFSGTESGEVVLPAGKYSVEYTNGLNVTPAWDTPYYYGEKDFTVTSGQVSDLSITVSQKSFGIKLTYSDKFKETYGEYSAEVTSPEGTLAYAKSETRSGHFFNGPVTVKVNFTTGSKNDSYTQTIEKGDNLIAPGSMLTVKLTVPNEGDGGGELEPYYKSAKGKVGADLKSTLTDIIEGHRDRGYSALWEIYRTSDRRSDGTVWDIYSDNPNGANPYDYSFGSGQCGNYGGEGDCYNREHTVPKSWFGKKAPMVNDFFHILPTDGYVNGKRSSHPYGEVDNASWTSQNGSELGSARSGLGYSGTAFEPIDEYKGDVARIYFYFVTRYASKIGGWDNEVFSHDYKGLDPWALEMFLKWHKNDPVSQKEITRNEEGFKFQGNRNPYVDHPEFVDKIWVTSSTARMASLPSAKVKFNYILVK from the coding sequence ATGAGAGTTTATACAAAATTGAAAACGCTGTTTTTCCTGTCCGCCGTAATGGTGGCCTGGAGTTGTTCTTCGGACCTGACTACCGATGAGCAAGGAAGCGGCACTGTACTGACCAAGGCTTTTTTCAACGGAACCGGGGCGCCGGAATTCGATGAGAGCGATTCTTGGAAAGGGGTCATCAAAAATGCTTCGGACGAGAAAGTGGCGGAATTTTCGGGCACCGAATCGGGCGAGGTCGTTTTACCCGCGGGGAAATATTCGGTGGAATATACCAACGGCTTGAACGTAACGCCGGCTTGGGATACGCCTTACTACTACGGAGAGAAAGATTTTACGGTGACATCGGGCCAAGTCAGCGACTTGTCGATAACCGTGTCGCAGAAAAGTTTCGGAATTAAGTTAACGTATTCTGACAAATTCAAAGAGACTTACGGCGAATACAGCGCTGAGGTAACTAGCCCTGAAGGAACTTTGGCTTACGCCAAATCAGAAACCCGTTCGGGCCACTTTTTTAACGGTCCCGTAACCGTCAAGGTGAATTTCACTACGGGTTCCAAAAACGATTCGTATACCCAAACCATCGAGAAAGGCGACAACCTGATTGCGCCGGGCAGTATGCTTACCGTAAAGCTGACCGTTCCTAACGAAGGCGACGGAGGTGGCGAACTGGAGCCGTACTACAAAAGCGCCAAAGGCAAAGTGGGCGCCGACCTGAAAAGTACTCTGACCGATATTATCGAGGGCCACAGAGATAGGGGCTATAGTGCCCTGTGGGAGATTTACAGAACTTCGGACCGTCGTTCTGACGGAACGGTTTGGGATATTTATTCCGATAACCCTAACGGAGCTAACCCTTACGATTACTCATTTGGCTCGGGCCAATGCGGAAATTACGGAGGAGAAGGCGATTGCTATAACCGCGAACACACTGTTCCTAAGAGCTGGTTTGGCAAAAAAGCGCCGATGGTGAATGACTTTTTCCACATTCTGCCTACCGACGGCTACGTGAACGGCAAAAGAAGCAGCCACCCTTATGGTGAAGTGGACAACGCCTCTTGGACTTCGCAAAACGGTTCCGAATTGGGATCGGCCCGTTCGGGACTTGGATATTCGGGAACAGCCTTCGAGCCTATTGACGAATACAAAGGCGATGTCGCCAGAATTTACTTCTACTTCGTAACCCGTTACGCTTCGAAAATTGGCGGTTGGGACAACGAAGTGTTTAGCCATGATTACAAAGGACTTGATCCTTGGGCGTTGGAGATGTTCCTGAAATGGCACAAAAACGATCCTGTAAGCCAGAAGGAAATCACCAGAAACGAAGAAGGTTTCAAATTCCAAGGTAACCGTAACCCATATGTGGACCATCCAGAATTTGTGGACAAAATTTGGGTGACGAGCAGTACGGCCAGAATGGCCAGCTTGCCGAGCGCAAAAGTGAAGTTCAACTATATTTTGGTCAAGTAA
- a CDS encoding adenylate/guanylate cyclase domain-containing protein, giving the protein MKSRYLASVLKHFAIWTVAFTYWSLVRVLGFETMPKDLWHVVMINAILGLVAGILFGSTDYVLKQKLSKNLSFGTVIITGSVSYFLVILSMILVGIIIYTMFEPYDFHWFYFKDFILSKDMALLLPYYFGIIFFVNFMRQVSQKFGRGNLWKMMTGKFHSPKEVDRVFMFLDLKSSTSIAEKLGHIHYSELIQDCFADLTIIENYKAEIYQYVGDEAVITWEIDRGKESSNCLQAFFGFRDAIAEKAEYYKGKYGLVPEFKAGLNSGKTVMVEVGEIKREIAYHGDAIITASRIQGECNRFGQDILVSEVLYRWFRHDERFTFSCIGETVLKGKTESVKVFGVEKRL; this is encoded by the coding sequence ATGAAAAGCAGATACCTCGCCAGCGTCCTGAAACATTTCGCAATCTGGACTGTCGCTTTCACGTATTGGAGCCTGGTAAGAGTTCTGGGGTTCGAGACCATGCCAAAAGACCTGTGGCATGTCGTGATGATCAACGCCATACTGGGATTGGTCGCCGGGATACTTTTCGGGTCAACCGATTATGTATTGAAACAAAAACTATCAAAAAACCTTTCCTTCGGCACTGTCATTATCACCGGTTCGGTCTCTTACTTTTTAGTCATCCTAAGTATGATTTTGGTCGGCATCATCATTTACACGATGTTCGAACCGTATGACTTCCACTGGTTTTACTTCAAAGACTTTATCCTATCGAAAGACATGGCGCTCTTGCTCCCATATTATTTCGGCATTATCTTCTTCGTGAATTTCATGCGCCAAGTCAGCCAAAAATTCGGCAGGGGAAACCTTTGGAAAATGATGACCGGAAAGTTCCACAGCCCAAAGGAGGTAGACCGCGTCTTTATGTTTTTGGACCTGAAATCGTCCACGTCTATAGCCGAAAAGTTAGGCCACATCCACTACAGCGAGCTGATTCAGGATTGTTTCGCTGACTTGACCATTATTGAGAACTATAAAGCGGAGATATACCAGTATGTGGGCGACGAAGCGGTGATAACCTGGGAAATTGACCGAGGGAAAGAAAGCTCGAACTGCTTGCAAGCTTTTTTCGGATTTCGGGATGCGATAGCGGAAAAAGCGGAATACTATAAGGGCAAATACGGTTTGGTTCCCGAATTCAAAGCAGGGCTGAATTCCGGAAAAACCGTTATGGTGGAAGTAGGCGAAATAAAAAGGGAAATAGCCTATCATGGCGACGCCATCATTACCGCTTCAAGAATACAAGGGGAATGCAATCGCTTCGGGCAAGACATTCTGGTGTCGGAAGTTCTGTACCGGTGGTTTCGGCACGACGAACGGTTCACGTTTTCATGCATCGGGGAGACAGTTCTGAAAGGCAAAACCGAAAGCGTAAAAGTATTCGGCGTAGAAAAGCGTTTGTGA